The genomic interval GGACAGAGGTATCTTCTCCCCCGCGGACAGAAGCGGTGCCGTGCAGATCGCGATCCTCGGGGCTGAGTCGCTCGGCGCACGGTCGATGGCGACGGTCATCCGGACCGCCGACCGGACGGTGCTCATCGACCCCGGCGTCGCCCTCGCCCCGAAAAGGTCGGGCTTCCCGCCCCACCCAGGGGAGGTGGAGGCGGCCGACAGGGTGAGGGAGGCGGTGCTCGGGTGGCTGCCGCGGGCGACCGACGTCGTCGTCACCCACTTCCACGGCGACCACATGCCCCTTGCAGACGCCGACCCGTACCAGGTCTCCCTCTCGGCATTCGTACCGCCGCGGGGGTGCCGGGTCTGGGTGCCGGGCGAGGAGGGCCATTCGGGACAGGCGCGGGCGCGGCGCCGGGCCCTCGGGCAGGCCCTCCGCCGGCCCCTCCCCTCAGCCGAGGGGAAGGACGACGGCGTCGTCGCCTGCGCCGGCCCCTTCCCCCATGGCGGGGGGATCGGGGCGGTGATGATCGTCGCGGTCAGGGAGGGGGACGCCTGTTTCGTCCATGCCTCCGACACCCAGCTCCTCTCCCCCGAAGCGGTCGGGACAGTCCTCCGGTGGCGGCCGTCCGTGGTCTACACCTCTGGCCCGGCCCTGTACCTCCCCGAGATCACCTGGGAGGAGGTCGACCTCGCCCGCGCCCATGCCGCCCGCATCGCCGCGGCGACCGACACACTCGTCATCGACCACCACCCCCTCAGGGGGGAGGGGGGCCTCCGGTGGGTCGAAGACGCCGGCGGGATATCGGCCGCCGCATTCATGGGCGTCAGCCCCACCCCCTTCGAGGCGCGGCGCCGGGACCTCTGGGGGCGACCGCCCGCAGGTATTTATTGATCCCGGTGGATATCACGCCAGGGAGGGCATCATGACGGAAGGCGAGTTGCCGACCTTTGTGCGGGCGATCATCACCGACGAGGAGGGGAGGGTCCTCCTTCTCAGGCGTGCAGAGGAGTTGAAAAAATATTCCGGCCTCTGGGAACTCCCCGGAGGCTGGGTGAGGCCGGGGGAATCTCTTCCCGCGTGCCTTGAGCGCACGGTCTTCGAGGAGACCGGGCTGACCCTCGATCTCTGCGGGTGCAGCGGGTCCTGCGAGTCGGTCTGGGAGGGAAAGACAGAGGTCCACCAGATCTGGGTGGCGCACCCGCAACGAAAGGAGATCCGCCTCGCACCCGGACACACGTCATCGACCTGGGCGGGCCGCGACGAGATCGAAATGTTCCGGACGGTCCCCTGGCTGACAGATGCGGTCAGGCAGGTCTTCTGACCATCATTTCACTTTTTTCAGCGACTCCCTGACGAATGCCGGGATGTCGGCCGGTTGCCTGCTGGTGACGAGGTTTCCGTCCACGACGACCTCGGCGTCGACATAGTCGGCACCGGCATTCCGCAGGTCCTGCACGATCGACCTCCAGCCGGTGACCCGCCTGCCTTCGAGCACCTGCGCCGAGATCAGGAGTTGCGGGCCGTGGCAGATGGCAAAGACCGGCTTTCCGCTCTCCACGAAAGACCGCACGAACTCCACGGCATGGGCGTCGCCCCTCAGGATGTCGGGGGAGAATCCGCCGGGGATGAGGAGGGCGTCGAAGTCGTCGGGCGTCGCGTTCCTGACGGCCCCGTCGACCTGCACCTGTGTCCCTTCTCTCTTGCCGGCGACGGTGGCCCCGGCCTTCAGCCCGAGTCGAACGACCTCATGGCCGGCCTCTTCGAACGCCTGCACAGGCTTTGTGTACTCAGAGTCTTCGAACATGTCCGTGATCAGGACGGCAATACGGCTCATGGTGATCCTCCTCTCCAGTCCTCCTTGACCGGAGCAGCGGGGGATATGGGGAGGGGGCACATATATCTCCCGGCATCGGCTTCCCGCGATGGCCCGCACACATATAGCAACATATGGTTTATGGCACTGTGCCGGAAGCCGCACGCCCCCACCGGTCCCGGGAATTTAGAACACGTATTCAAAAAAAGAGGGATGCAGACGGACACAGAGCCCGCGTACGGATCGTCAGAGAGTACAGGGAGGACACACAGAAATTAATCCCGCCCCCCGTCATGCGAGAGCGGGAAGTACTGCCGATACACGGCCTGCCTCTCGTCGAGGTCGGTATGCAGATAGATCTCGGTCGTCTTGATGGAGGCATGGCCGAGGTTCTCCTGGACGACGCGGAGGTTCTTCGAGCGCCGGTAGAGTTCAGAGGCATAGGAGTGCCGGATCTTGTGCGGCGTGATGCCGGGAGGAGCGCACTCTTCGAAGATATACTGGACGGTGCGGGGCGTGATATGGTGGCCGTTCTGGCCCACAAAGAGCGGCCCCACAATTTTATTCCCGATATAATCCTCCACCTCCGCGAGAGTACCCTCGTCGACAAAAACGGTCCGGATTTTTCCTCCTTTTCCAAGGATCCTGATCGTGCCCTCGTCGAAGTCGATGTCGCCGACATCGATGGCGCAGAGTTCGGAGACACGGACGCCGGTCGCGTAGATCAGACGGATGATCAGGCGGTCGCGCGGTTTTTCGATGGACTTCAGCAGGCGCATCACCTGGTTGTGCTTCAGGTATTTCATCTCCTGCTCTTTTATGCGGGGCCGGGCCATTCCCGGCATGGGATTGACGGTCACTGCCTCCTGCGTGAAGAGGTACAGATAGAATGAGGAGAGCGCTGAGACGAACTGGCGGATGGACGTCGGCTTATACGCCTGCACAGACGTCAGGAAAGAAAGGAAGTCGGTGACCATGGCCCGGGACACTTCCACCCCGGTGTCGAGGTGCGGCGCCTCAGAAGAAAGCCATGCGGTTCTGAGAGCATCCGCGTCGCCACAGTCGCCCCGCCGCCTGAGCCAGACATAGTGGGAGAATTTTTTCAGGACCCGGGCGTACCCGTCAAGCGTATTTTTCGAGTAATTTCGCATTCTGAGGTAGTCCATGAAGGCGTCGATCCGCTCGGAAAAATCTCCGTCTGCCATTGATTATTCTTTCATATCTCGAATATAATAACTTTTTCGCATAATCACCATTATGTGAAACACGGGATCAGGGAGAGACGCCACCCCACAGACCCCATGACCCGTCGACTACCGGAGCGCCCGGCACCATGGCGACCGGGGGGACAGACCGACACCGTGCGCGAAAAAATAGCCGCATGACCCGGAAAATGAGGCGGCCCACGAAAATGCAGACAGGGAAATTTTCAGGGCAAACAGGATGGATGATACCTCCCCCCGACAGAGAGGCCGCCAGGCCGCCGGGAAAAACGGAGGAAAACGCCCGGATTGCAAGGGCATCATGACGGGAGAAAGCGGGAGAACCATAAAGAAGTGAAGCCATGCCCCCGGTAGATCGTCAAAGGTCGGGGCGACGGGTCGCGGAGAAAGTGTCGGGACCACGGAGAGAAAGCCCGGCCAGGAGAGAGACCCACAGAGATGGAGAGAGTGAGGGGCGGTTCCCCCCCACATTCCCGTCAGGCGGGACGAGAAATGCGTGATCAGATTGTGCTCCACCACATTCACAAGGTTTGAGGATGCCGGGATACCAAAAGGCGGATTGGAACCCCTTGCATGAACATCAGGGGGCCGCAAGATAAAGGGGGGCCGTGCGGGGAGAAAGTGAAGGCCGCACGGATCAGACGGACGAACGCCGGCACCGGACGGCACCAACACACAGGAAAGCGCCGCAAAATCGTCATGTACGTGGAGGAGAGATCCATTCCCGCCACCCGCCCCGGGGCCAAGCCCCGCACAGAGAGAGAACAGATACCTTTTGAGAGAGTGAAGCCTCCCCCCGGAGGCCGTCATCAGACGGAAATGTCGCGCACGCTCACGGTGAGACGGAAGCGCCCGAATAGAGAAAGACGCGAATCCTTTCGGCCGTACGCCACCAGGCCCCGACACAGGGATCAGAGTGAGACGGCAACCTTCCCCGTCACGATCTCTGATCTGTCTTCCCCGGCCCCGGCCGAATAGAATGCGACAGGAGGAATCAAGAAGACGGAAACTCGAAGATTTTCCTGTTCAGACACATTTTTGAGGTGCTATGAACCGGGAGGCCTTCATGGTAGTCCCCGGAGGAGTGTCCGGGCCCACTGCCGCCCCCACATATGGGCAGGGGACTGACGCCACGGTCCTTGAAGCCCCCGGCTTTCTCATGCTCGCGTGGTGCTCGCCCCCCACATTAGGACAGGGGGCGGAGGGCAGTCCCCCCTTCAAAATGTAGGTTTGCCCCCTTTTGAGGTCCAATCCCGAGCGGGGACGACCGAGGGCGTTGAGAAAACCTACGATTTTCGAGGTCGGGGGCAACGAGCGATAGCGAGTTCGAGAACACAGGGAATCGAAGATTCCCGGTGAAGGAAAATCTATGATTTTCCGTGCACAGAAAATGCAGAACATTTTCTTTACGGGAAGATCTTCGGCCTTCCGTGGATCTGGATCTTCGAGGTGCGAGCGAAGCGAGTATGAGAAGGCCCGCAGACCTTCGAGGTGCTGATCCTCTCCCCTTTCCCCTGCCGCCGGGCCGGGGGCTTTGCCCCCCGGAAAGCCAAACTTTCGGTTTCTCGAACTCGCTGGCGCTCGCACAGCGAAGACCCGGGGATCCGTGGCACATCAAAGATGTGCACGCACAGGAAGATCTCTGATTTTCTGTCCCCCCGACTCACCCGGTCGTCCTCCGCCCGGGATAAGGGACCCGGGAAAACAGAAAAGTGATCTTGATGAGAGCAATTGCCATCTTCGCATTTTCTGTGCACGTATTTTTCTTCTCGGGAAATCTTTGATCCCCCACGTTCTCGAACTCACCGACGTTCGTTCCCCACCCCGAATAGATGCAGGGGGCAACCGCCCCCATTCAGGATCTCCAACCCATTCTTCCGGCCCCCGCCCCCGACCCGGCACCGTACACGCGCCCCACACCGCCCACCCATAAACCGTATGATGCTATATGTAAGAATCGACCCCTGAGGCCCGGCGGCGAGGGACAGACCGGTAATCTTGATACCCGGGAAAACCAATCCCGTAGTTAAATGAGCGATCCCGCAGACCGCACCGACGAGATCAACAAATACCGGAAGTTCAAGAAGGTCGAGGGCTCTACCTACCGCCGGGTCAACCAGTTCCTGCGCAAACACACCTACATCACCGCGCGGGAGTGGGCGATCGCCCGTCTCTGTGCCGACTTCCAGACCACAAGCGGCGCGGAGATGACCTTCGTCGGTGCGCACCTGCCGGAACTCGTCCCCTTCATGACCGAACCCTACACCCCGCAGGCGGTGAACCAGGCCCGCAACGCCTTCAAGAGAAAGGTGAAGATGGCCGGGGCCACCTTCTTCTACGGTGCGATGTGCGGGTTTTTCACACCCGAAGAACTCGACGACATCCTCTTCGAGGCAAGCGAGGTGGCCCGCTTCCTCATGGAGATCGAGGGCACGGCCCTGGAGATCGACGACGAGATCGATGTCGAGGACAGAGTCGCCGAAGTCATGAAAAACATATCCCGTGCATCGTCCGACCTTCTTAAGGAACGGACCAGACGGGCAGAGAGCGAGGAGGAGTAAGATGAAGATCATCCAGTTTGTCGGAAGGTCGAACTCCGGCAAGACGACATTTATCGAGGGACTGATCAGG from Methanofollis sp. carries:
- a CDS encoding NUDIX hydrolase is translated as MTEGELPTFVRAIITDEEGRVLLLRRAEELKKYSGLWELPGGWVRPGESLPACLERTVFEETGLTLDLCGCSGSCESVWEGKTEVHQIWVAHPQRKEIRLAPGHTSSTWAGRDEIEMFRTVPWLTDAVRQVF
- a CDS encoding type 1 glutamine amidotransferase domain-containing protein, translated to MSRIAVLITDMFEDSEYTKPVQAFEEAGHEVVRLGLKAGATVAGKREGTQVQVDGAVRNATPDDFDALLIPGGFSPDILRGDAHAVEFVRSFVESGKPVFAICHGPQLLISAQVLEGRRVTGWRSIVQDLRNAGADYVDAEVVVDGNLVTSRQPADIPAFVRESLKKVK
- the xerA gene encoding site-specific tyrosine recombinase/integron integrase; the encoded protein is MADGDFSERIDAFMDYLRMRNYSKNTLDGYARVLKKFSHYVWLRRRGDCGDADALRTAWLSSEAPHLDTGVEVSRAMVTDFLSFLTSVQAYKPTSIRQFVSALSSFYLYLFTQEAVTVNPMPGMARPRIKEQEMKYLKHNQVMRLLKSIEKPRDRLIIRLIYATGVRVSELCAIDVGDIDFDEGTIRILGKGGKIRTVFVDEGTLAEVEDYIGNKIVGPLFVGQNGHHITPRTVQYIFEECAPPGITPHKIRHSYASELYRRSKNLRVVQENLGHASIKTTEIYLHTDLDERQAVYRQYFPLSHDGGRD
- a CDS encoding DUF5806 family protein; protein product: MSDPADRTDEINKYRKFKKVEGSTYRRVNQFLRKHTYITAREWAIARLCADFQTTSGAEMTFVGAHLPELVPFMTEPYTPQAVNQARNAFKRKVKMAGATFFYGAMCGFFTPEELDDILFEASEVARFLMEIEGTALEIDDEIDVEDRVAEVMKNISRASSDLLKERTRRAESEEE